In Kutzneria kofuensis, the DNA window GACGCGTTCCCGATGACGCACCACGTGGAGTGCATCGCCCTGCTCAGCCGCTGAGCCGGCCGTGAGCAATGACTCAACCATGTGGTGATCCTGTGCAGGCCGCCAACCTCCCGGCACACCGAGCGTCTTCCTGACCAGGGGCTCGACCGGCCGGTGGAGGCGCCGGCTCCGCTGGACGGGCGAGCGACCCCGGTGGTGACGGTACGTTCCGTCACCACCTCGACAGGTGAAATCCCAAGATCTCCGTAGACTGACATGCGCCGCCGCGGCGGCGACGTTCCGCAGGACACGGCGAGGATATTGACCCCGGCGCCAAAGGCGAGGTGAAGCGGTGACGCTGCTGGAATCCGTGCACGGACCCACTGATGTGAAGCGGATGGAGCAGGGGGAGCTGGAGCAGCTCGCGTCCGAGATCCGGTCCTTCCTGGTGGAGAAGGTGGCCCGTTCGGGCGGACACCTCGGCCCCAACCTGGGCATCGTGGAGCTGACGCTCGCGCTGCACCGGGTGTTCGACTCACCCAGCGACGCGCTGCTCTACGACGTCGGGCACCAGTGCTACGTGCACAAGATCATCACGGGTCGGACCGAGGGCTTCGACCTGCTCAAGCAGACCGGCGGCGTGTCCGGCTACCCGAACCGGGCCGAGAGCGCCCACGACTTCATCGAGAACAGCCACGCCTCGACCGCGCTGTCCTACGCCGACGGCATGGCCAAGGCGTTCCAGCTGGCCGGCAGCCGCCGGCACGTGGTCGCCGTCGTCGGTGACGGCGCGCTCACCGGCGGCATGTGCTGGGAGGCGCTGAACAACATCGCCGCCGACCAGACCCGGCCGGTGGTCATCGTCGTCAACGACAACGGCCGCTCCTACTCGCCGACCATCGGCGGCTTCGCCGACCACCTCGCGTCGCTGCGCCTGCAGCCCGGCTACGAGCGGGCCCTGGAGAGCGGCAAGCGCACCCTGCAGCGCACCCCCGTCGTCGGCCCCGCCGTCTACGCCGCGCTGCACGCCGCCAAGCGCGGCATCAAGGACGCGCTGGCCCCGCAGGCCATGTTCGAGGACCTCGGCCTGAAGTACCTCGGCCCGGTCGACGGCCACGACCTCGTCGCGCTGGAGGCCGCGCTGCGCCGGGCCAAGGCGTTCAACGGGCCGGTCATCGTGCACGCCGTCACCCGCAAGGGCAACGGCTACGCGCCGGCCGAGAACGACCCCGCCGACCAGATGCACCAGACCGGCGCGATCGACCCGGTCACCGGCAAGCCGCTCGGCCCGAAGGCGACGTCGTGGACGTCCATCTTCTCCGAGGAGCTGATCAGAGCCGGCGCCGAGCGCAAGGACGTCGTCGCCATCACCGCCGCCATGCTCGGCCCGACCGGCCTGGACAAGTTCGCCAAGGCCTACCCGGACCGGTGCTTCGACGTGGGCATCGCCGAGCAGCACGCGCTGACCTCGGCCGCCGGCATGGCGATGGCCGGGCTGCACCCGGTCGTGGCGATCTACTCGACCTTCCTCAACCGGGCCTTCGACCAGTTGCTGATGGACGTCGCGCTGCACCGCCAGGCCGTCACGCTCGTGCTGGACCGGGCGGGCATCACCGGCTCCGACGGCCCCAGCCACAACGGCATGTGGGACCTGTCCATCCTCGGCATCATCCCCGGCATCCGGGTCGCCGCGCCCCGTGACGCCGTCACCCTGCGCGAGGAGTTCCGGGAGTCGCTGGAGATCGAGGACGGGCCGTCCGCGCTGCGCTTCTCCAAGGGCGCGGTGGTCGAGCACGTGCCGGCGCTGGAGCGCGTGGGCACGGTCGACGTGCTCAGCAAGCCGGCCGGGTCCGCCGGCTCCGACGTGCTGCTCGTCGCCGTCGGCGCCTTCGGCGAGCTGGGCGTCGCCGCCGCGCAGCGGCTGGCCGACCAGGGCATCGGCGTCACCGTGGTGGACCCGCGCTGGCTGCTGCCGGTGCCGGCCGAGCTGGTCGAGATGGCCGCCGACCACCGGCTCGTGGTCACCGTCGAGGACAACGGCCGGCACGGCGGCTTCGGCTGGGCGCTGGCCGCCGCGCTCCGCGACGCCGGCATCGACGTGCCGATGCGCGACCTGGCCGTGCCGCAGCAGTTCCTGGAGCACGGGTCCCGGTCCGAGGTGCTGGCCCAGGTCGGGCTGACCGCCCAGGACGTGGCCCGGCGGGTCACCGAGTGGGTGGCCGGCCGGATCGGCGAGCCCGCGCCGGCGCAGGCCGACGTGCCCGCCGAGGAGCGCAAGCACGGCTGATCTCCGACCGCCGGGGGACCCGCGTCCTCCGGCGGGCCACCGGCCGACCTCGACCCGCCTCGAACCGCACCTCCCGCCGCTCCCCTGCCCGCCCGGCTGTGGCACGGTGGAGAGGTGCGGATCCTGGTAGTCGAGGATGAACAGCCGTTGGCCGAGGCGATCGCCCGGGGCCTGCGGCGTGAGGGTATGGCCGTGGACGTCGCCTTCGACGGCGAGTCCGGCCACGAGAAGGTCACCGTCACCCGGTACGACGTGGTCGTGCTCGACCGCGACCTGCCGAAGATGTCGGGCGACGAGCTGTGCCAGGAGATCGTGCGGTCGGGCGCGCTGACGCGGGTGATCATGCTCACCGCGAGCTCGGCGATCGAGGACCGGGTCGAGGGCCTGTCGCTGGGCGCCGACGACTACCTGGCCAAGCCGTTCGCGTTCGCCGAGCTGGTGGCCCGGGTGCGGGCGCTGGCCCGGCGGGCGACGCCCGCGACGCCGCCGGTGCTGGTCGCTGCCGACGTCGAGCTGGACCCGGCCAAGCGGACCGTCACCCGGTCCGGGCAGCTGGTAGACCTGACCCGCAAGGAGTTCGGCGTCCTTGAGGTCCTGATGGCCGCCGGCGGGACCGTGGTCAGCAGCGAGGAGCTGCTGGAGCGGGTGTGGGACGAGAACGCCGACCCGTTCACCACGACCGTCCGGGTCACCGTGATGACGCTGCGCAAGAAGCTCGGGGAGCCGGGCATCATCGAGACCGTCGTCGGCTCCGGCTACCGTGTGCCTGCCGCCGGCCGGGCCGCCGGGCCGGCACTGGACTCGGCTTCGGGAGCCCGACCTGCTGAAAGTTGATGTGCCCCGGCGGCGTGGTCCGGGGCTGAGGCTGCGCATCACCTCGGTCGCCGTCGGCATCGTCGCCGCCGTCAGCGCGCTGCTGCTGTGGCTGGGCTGGCTGCTCGTCGGTCTCGTCGTGCGCGGCGCCGTGCCGCAGATGCCGGCCAACAGCAAGATCGTCGTCGACGGCGTCGCCGTCGAGGCATCCCAGCTCGGGGACGTGCTCGAACAGCACGCCCGGGCCCAGGTCCTCGGCGCCGGCGTCATCGCCTTCGTGCTGCTGCTCGTCGCCGCCGCCGTGCTGGCGTGGACCTTCACCGGCCGGGCTTTGCGCCCGCTGCACGAGGTCACCGCCACCGCGCGGCGGTTGTCGGCCGAGTCGCTGGGGGAGCGCATCGCCCTCAACGGCCCTGACGACGAGGTCGCCGAGCTCGCCGACACCTTCGACGCCATGCTCGACCGCCTGCAGGGCGCCTTCGACGCTCAGCGCCGGTTCGTCGCCAACGCCAGCCACGAGCTGCGGACCCCGCTCGCCGTCATCCGCACCGAGCTCGACGTCACCCTCTCCGACGACAAGGCCGACGTCGAGGAGCTTCGCCGGATGGCCGACGTCGTCGGCACCGCCGCCCTCCGGGCCGAGCAACTCGTCGAGGCCCTGCTGCTGCTCGCCCGTACCGACGGCATCGGCCTCGCCGTGCACGAGCCCGTCGACCTCGCCGCCGTCGTCGCCTCCGCCTGGCGCTCCGCCGGCCGCGAGGCCGCCGCCCGCGGCGTTCGCGCCACCTTCGCCACCGCGCCCGCCCCCACCGTCGGCGACCCGGCGTTGTTGGAACGCGTCGCCGGCAACCTGCTGGAGAACGCCGTCCGCCACAACGTCGACGGCGGCTGGATCGAGGTCACCACCGACAGCGGTCCCGAGTGGACCCAGCTCCGGGTGAGTTCCAGCGGCCAGCTCATCGCCCCCGAGCTGGTGGCCGAGCTCTTCGAGCCGTTCCGTCGCGGCGGCGTCGACCGCACTGCCCGCACCGGCACCGGCCTGGGCCTGTCCATCGTCCGGGCGGCGGTCATCGCCCACGGCGGCGCCGTGCACGCCGAGGCCGTCCCCGGCGGCGGACTGGCGGTCACCGTCCGCCTCCCCAGCGGCCGCGGCAACTGACCCCGGCGAGTCCCGCCTAGCGTCACACCGAATGCGTGAATCCGCTTCACGCATTCGGTGTGACGCTGAGCGGGACTCACCGGGGTTGGCTCCCGAGTTGCGAGGGTGAGAGGTGGCTCTCATGGTGGAAGAGCCGCCGCCGTCCGTGGCGTTGCGGACAGTGACCGTGAATCGAGAAAGTGCGAGGGAAGCGTCTCCTATGCCTTTGGTTCCCACCATCAAGCTGAACAACGGCGTCGAGATCCCGCAGCTGGGGTTCGGGGTGTTCCAGGTGCCCGACGCGGAGACGACGGAGGCTGTCACGTCGGCGCTGGAGGCCGGGTACCGCAGCATCGACACCGCGGCGGCCTACGGCAACGAGCGGGGCGTCGGCGAGGCCATCAAGGCGTCGGGTCTCCCGCGTGACGAGCTGTTCGTCACGACCAAGCTGTGGAACTCGGCGCAGGGCTACGACAGCACGCTGCGCGCCTTCGACGAGAGCATGGCGCAGCTGGGCCTGGAGCAGCTGGACCTGTACCTGATCCACTGGCCGGTGCCGAAGGCGGACAAGTTCGTCGAGACGTGGAAGGCCTTCGAGAAGCTGCACGCGGACGGCCGGATCCGCGCGATCGGCGTGTCGAACTTCCAGCCGACGCACCTGCGCCGGCTGCTGGACGAGGGCCTGACGGTGCCGGCGGTCAACCAGATCGAGCTGCACCCCGCCCTCCAGCAGGCGACGCTGCGCGCCTTCCACACCGAGCACGGCATCGCCACCGAGGCCTGGAGCCCGCTGGCCCAGGGCGAGGTGCTCGACGCCCCGGAGATCACGAAGATCGCCGCCAAGCACGGCAAGTCGCCGGCCCAGGTGGTCCTGCGCTGGCACCTGCAGCTGGGCAACGTGGTCATCCCGAAGTCGGTGACGCCCAAGCGGATCCGCGAGAACATCGACGTCTTCGACTTCGAGCTGGACGGCGACGACCTCAACGCGATCGTCGGCCTGGAGCGCGGCCACCGCACCGGCCCGGACCCCGACACGTTCAACGCCGGCGCCTAGGGCCAGCCGTATCCGCCTGACGTCGTCGGCGTCGGGGACTTCGCGGCGAGCCTCGTGCAGGCGGCCTTGGCCTGCTCCTGCAACCAGTCCGGCGGCACCGCGCCGCCGGACTGGTGCTGGCGGGCCTGTTCGATCAACGCCTGCAGCGCCTCGTACTGGTCGCCGTCCAGGCCCATCTCCTGGTAGTCCAGCCCGGTGTCCTTGGCGTTGCCGAGAATGTCCTTGGTCCAGTACACGAGCTGGTTGGTGCACACGGCGACGGGGTCCACTGTGGACGTTGTCGTCGGGGCGGGCGGCGTCGCCGGGCCGCCGGAACAGCCGGCGGCCGCGAACGCGACCGCGGCGACGAGGAGCAGGCGTCTGGCCACGGCTAGAAGGAGTCCCCGCCGGAGAACTGCTCCTCCAGCGTGTCCACGGTGCCGGCGAGCAGCGTGAGCGGGTCGACGAACTCGTTGATGTCGAGGTTCTCCAGCGGCAGCGCGTGCCGCAGCACGACGTGCTCACCCATGATCGCGACGCCGCCGACGACGGTGGTGTGCCCGACCTCCTTGAGCAGCGCGGGCAGGTTGATCTTCGCGGCCAGCCCGCACGGGGAGGCGATCTGCACCCAGTCCTCCTTGCCGTCGAGCACCTCGTGGCTGAGCCAGATCACCTGGCTGCGCTCGTCGTCGAACTGGACGTAGATGCTCACCTCGTCCGGCGTCTGGTCGATGACCTGGTACTCGCTGCGCACGAAGGCCACCAGGTCGCCCCACGTCGCCATGACTCACCCTTTTCCGCCGGCTGAACAAGATCACTCGACGATAGGGCGTCGCCACCGGCGGCGGAAAGACCCTCGCGGGTAGTCACACCAGGCGAAGGTGCGCCGTGCGGCCGCCGGGCGTGCGCAGTGCGTAGGACCGGCCGGGCAGCGCGGTGACGACGAGCCCGAAGACGATGTTGTTCAGCTCCTGCGTGCTCAACATCAGGTCGGCGGCCAGCTCGTGCGGGGTGACGCCCTGCTCACGCAGCGCCCGGAACACCTTGGCCAGCAGCTGCGACGACTCCCGGGCCTGGTCGCTGTCGGCGTCGACCCGCGCCAGATCCGCGCACAACGCCCGGTAGACGCCGTCCCCGACCTGGCGCAGTTCGCGCAGCCGGCGCGTCAGCGCCAGCGGCGACACCCGCCAGCGCGGGCAGGCCCGCAGCACCTGGTCCTTGGACGGATCCTCGGGCACGTAGGTCAGCACGTCGACGTCCGGCATCAGCATGGCGCTGGCGAAGGCATCGGCCTCCGCCTCGACGTCGACGCCCGCCACCGGCCGCCCGCCGCCGTGCAGGACGAGATGCCCGAGCTCGTGCGCGGCGTCGAACCGGCCGTGCTCGGCTGACTTCGCGGTGTTGAGGAAGACGTACGGGGTGCCTTCGTGCCAGAACGAGAAGGCGTCCACGTCGGTGTGGTCGACGCCGAGCGAGAACACCCGAACCCCGTGTGCCTCCAACAGATGCACGAGATTCGGAGCGGGCTTGCTGCCCAGCTGCCACTGCTCGCGCACGGCGTCGGCGGCGGCGCTCGGACTACCGGCCGCGACAACGGGAACGTCCACATCGGGCAGCGTGAACCGACGCTCCAGGAAGGCGTTGAACTCGATCGCCAGCCGACCGGCCGCCAGCGCACCGGCCCGGCGGCGTGCCGGCAGCTTGGCCCGCGCCCGGAACGACACGACGTCCTCGGTGAGCTCGGCCGGCTCGGCGGCGGTGAAGAACTCGACCGGAAAACCCAGCACGCGCGCCAGCTCCGCGAGATCGGTCTCCGTCGGCACCCGGCGGCCGTGCTCGAAGTCCGACACGAACCGCGGACTCACGTCCAGTTCTCGCGCGAGGGCCGCGGCGGTCAGCTGACGCCGCTGTCGGGCGAGCTTGAGGCGGGCCGGCGTGAACATGATGAGATCATTCTTCCGGGTGCTCACCCGGTCGACGCAACAGACGTCCCCGAGTGGAGTGATCTCGATTCAGCCCAGCCGGCTCGCCAGCGCCCGGCCCAACGCCGTCCCCGACAGCCACGCCGTCTGCACACGCGACGGCCCCCAGGCGTCGCCGCACACGCCGACGTTGTCCTCGTCCAGGTGGAACGGCGCGTCGGACGGCGTCTCCGGGCGGG includes these proteins:
- the dxs gene encoding 1-deoxy-D-xylulose-5-phosphate synthase, which gives rise to MTLLESVHGPTDVKRMEQGELEQLASEIRSFLVEKVARSGGHLGPNLGIVELTLALHRVFDSPSDALLYDVGHQCYVHKIITGRTEGFDLLKQTGGVSGYPNRAESAHDFIENSHASTALSYADGMAKAFQLAGSRRHVVAVVGDGALTGGMCWEALNNIAADQTRPVVIVVNDNGRSYSPTIGGFADHLASLRLQPGYERALESGKRTLQRTPVVGPAVYAALHAAKRGIKDALAPQAMFEDLGLKYLGPVDGHDLVALEAALRRAKAFNGPVIVHAVTRKGNGYAPAENDPADQMHQTGAIDPVTGKPLGPKATSWTSIFSEELIRAGAERKDVVAITAAMLGPTGLDKFAKAYPDRCFDVGIAEQHALTSAAGMAMAGLHPVVAIYSTFLNRAFDQLLMDVALHRQAVTLVLDRAGITGSDGPSHNGMWDLSILGIIPGIRVAAPRDAVTLREEFRESLEIEDGPSALRFSKGAVVEHVPALERVGTVDVLSKPAGSAGSDVLLVAVGAFGELGVAAAQRLADQGIGVTVVDPRWLLPVPAELVEMAADHRLVVTVEDNGRHGGFGWALAAALRDAGIDVPMRDLAVPQQFLEHGSRSEVLAQVGLTAQDVARRVTEWVAGRIGEPAPAQADVPAEERKHG
- a CDS encoding response regulator transcription factor gives rise to the protein MRILVVEDEQPLAEAIARGLRREGMAVDVAFDGESGHEKVTVTRYDVVVLDRDLPKMSGDELCQEIVRSGALTRVIMLTASSAIEDRVEGLSLGADDYLAKPFAFAELVARVRALARRATPATPPVLVAADVELDPAKRTVTRSGQLVDLTRKEFGVLEVLMAAGGTVVSSEELLERVWDENADPFTTTVRVTVMTLRKKLGEPGIIETVVGSGYRVPAAGRAAGPALDSASGARPAES
- a CDS encoding sensor histidine kinase — its product is MPRRRGPGLRLRITSVAVGIVAAVSALLLWLGWLLVGLVVRGAVPQMPANSKIVVDGVAVEASQLGDVLEQHARAQVLGAGVIAFVLLLVAAAVLAWTFTGRALRPLHEVTATARRLSAESLGERIALNGPDDEVAELADTFDAMLDRLQGAFDAQRRFVANASHELRTPLAVIRTELDVTLSDDKADVEELRRMADVVGTAALRAEQLVEALLLLARTDGIGLAVHEPVDLAAVVASAWRSAGREAAARGVRATFATAPAPTVGDPALLERVAGNLLENAVRHNVDGGWIEVTTDSGPEWTQLRVSSSGQLIAPELVAELFEPFRRGGVDRTARTGTGLGLSIVRAAVIAHGGAVHAEAVPGGGLAVTVRLPSGRGN
- a CDS encoding aldo/keto reductase, which produces MPLVPTIKLNNGVEIPQLGFGVFQVPDAETTEAVTSALEAGYRSIDTAAAYGNERGVGEAIKASGLPRDELFVTTKLWNSAQGYDSTLRAFDESMAQLGLEQLDLYLIHWPVPKADKFVETWKAFEKLHADGRIRAIGVSNFQPTHLRRLLDEGLTVPAVNQIELHPALQQATLRAFHTEHGIATEAWSPLAQGEVLDAPEITKIAAKHGKSPAQVVLRWHLQLGNVVIPKSVTPKRIRENIDVFDFELDGDDLNAIVGLERGHRTGPDPDTFNAGA
- a CDS encoding helix-turn-helix domain-containing protein; this translates as MSTRKNDLIMFTPARLKLARQRRQLTAAALARELDVSPRFVSDFEHGRRVPTETDLAELARVLGFPVEFFTAAEPAELTEDVVSFRARAKLPARRRAGALAAGRLAIEFNAFLERRFTLPDVDVPVVAAGSPSAAADAVREQWQLGSKPAPNLVHLLEAHGVRVFSLGVDHTDVDAFSFWHEGTPYVFLNTAKSAEHGRFDAAHELGHLVLHGGGRPVAGVDVEAEADAFASAMLMPDVDVLTYVPEDPSKDQVLRACPRWRVSPLALTRRLRELRQVGDGVYRALCADLARVDADSDQARESSQLLAKVFRALREQGVTPHELAADLMLSTQELNNIVFGLVVTALPGRSYALRTPGGRTAHLRLV